A stretch of the Lentimicrobium sp. L6 genome encodes the following:
- a CDS encoding helix-turn-helix domain-containing protein — protein sequence MNRIKEVLEEKGIKQTWLAEKLGKSYNMVNGYVKNRQQPRLEVLNEIADILNVDIKDLIVSNKVK from the coding sequence ATGAACAGAATAAAAGAAGTATTAGAAGAGAAAGGTATTAAGCAAACTTGGTTAGCTGAAAAACTTGGTAAAAGTTACAACATGGTAAATGGATATGTTAAAAACAGACAGCAACCAAGATTAGAAGTCTTAAATGAAATAGCTGATATCCTTAACGTTGACATAAAAGACTTAATTGTTTCGAATAAAGTAAAATAA
- a CDS encoding DEAD/DEAH box helicase family protein, translated as MNEAQTRKEIIDNRLLKAGWNVSDRTQVIEEFDIIVNANLVQEASTPYRGHQFSDYVLLGKDGKPLAVVEAKKTCVDADLGREQAKQYCNNIQKQQGGELPFCFYTNGHDIIFWDLDNYPPRKVHGFPNLDDLERYQHLRKNRKPLAEELINKNIAGRDYQINAIRSVMEAIEKRKRQFLLVMATGTGKTRVSIALVEALMRGGWAERVLFLVDRIALKEQGLDAFKEYLPNEPRWPKQEETEIATDRRIYVSTYPTMLNIVRDETKQLSPHFFDLILIDESHRSIYNTYKEVLDYFDTITLGLTATPTDIIDHNTFKLFECEDGLPTFAYSYEEAVKNIPPYLCNFQVMKISTHFQEEGINKRTVSLEDQKRLILEGKEIEEINYEGTEIEKNVVNRGTNALIIKEFMEESIKDSNGVLPGKTIFFCMTKAHARRMEKLIDAMYPEYKGELAKVLVSEDSRVYGKGGLLDQFKNKDLPRIALSVDMLDTGVDIREITNLVFAKPVYSYTKFWQMIGRGTRLLEPKKINPWCTEKDVFLILDCWDNFEYFKLNPKGKELKAQIPLPVRLFSLRLDKLFLALELSVVECVKNEISKIQQMIELLPNNSVVIMDARSDLHQVKEDNFWNFISESKQSFLRHSIQPLMRTVNDVDFKAMRFERDIVEISIAHLAEDKDKFIALSENIIVKISELPLSVNVVAKENELIKKAQTAYFWSTCTEDSFSILVDKIAPLMKYVDSFVKPISPASFDFMDSLAKKEIIEFGPQHESISISKYKELVEERIKALTESNPILQKLQNGEVLSENEVEILTQDLHDEHPHITVDLLRKVYEHRKAKLLAFIKHILGIEILESHSVTVSRVFSEFIVEHSYLTKRQLDFLNILKTYIIDRGEIQKQNLIEAPFTRIHPEGILGLFSPNEIQEIITLINKAA; from the coding sequence ATGAACGAAGCTCAAACACGGAAAGAAATTATTGACAATCGGCTTTTGAAAGCTGGTTGGAATGTCTCTGACCGCACTCAGGTAATTGAAGAGTTTGACATCATTGTTAATGCTAATCTGGTACAAGAAGCTTCAACACCATATAGGGGTCATCAATTCTCTGACTATGTTTTGTTAGGAAAAGATGGTAAGCCATTGGCTGTAGTCGAAGCAAAGAAAACATGTGTTGATGCTGATTTAGGAAGAGAACAAGCAAAACAATATTGCAACAATATTCAAAAGCAACAGGGTGGAGAATTACCATTTTGTTTCTATACGAATGGGCACGATATTATTTTTTGGGATTTGGATAATTATCCGCCTAGAAAAGTTCATGGTTTTCCAAATCTTGATGATTTAGAAAGATATCAGCATTTAAGAAAAAACAGAAAGCCGCTAGCTGAAGAGCTAATAAATAAAAATATTGCAGGAAGAGATTATCAGATAAATGCCATACGTTCTGTTATGGAAGCCATTGAAAAACGAAAAAGGCAATTTCTGCTAGTTATGGCGACTGGAACAGGTAAAACAAGAGTAAGTATTGCTCTCGTTGAAGCCTTAATGAGAGGTGGTTGGGCAGAAAGAGTATTGTTTCTTGTAGACAGAATTGCACTTAAAGAACAGGGACTTGATGCATTTAAGGAATACCTTCCAAACGAACCAAGGTGGCCAAAACAAGAAGAAACCGAAATTGCTACAGATAGGCGTATTTATGTAAGTACTTATCCTACAATGCTCAATATCGTGCGAGATGAAACGAAACAACTATCTCCACACTTTTTTGATTTAATCTTGATAGATGAAAGTCATAGGTCAATTTACAATACCTATAAAGAAGTGCTTGACTATTTTGACACAATAACGCTTGGATTAACTGCAACTCCTACGGATATAATTGACCATAATACGTTTAAGCTTTTTGAATGTGAAGATGGCCTTCCAACTTTTGCTTACTCATATGAGGAAGCAGTAAAGAATATCCCTCCATATTTATGCAATTTTCAAGTAATGAAGATTTCTACACATTTTCAAGAAGAAGGAATAAATAAAAGAACAGTTTCTCTTGAAGACCAAAAGAGATTAATACTTGAAGGAAAAGAAATAGAAGAAATAAATTATGAAGGTACCGAAATAGAAAAGAATGTAGTTAATAGAGGTACAAATGCTCTAATTATAAAAGAGTTTATGGAAGAGTCGATTAAAGACTCTAATGGTGTATTGCCAGGAAAGACTATTTTCTTTTGTATGACTAAAGCCCATGCAAGAAGAATGGAAAAATTAATTGATGCCATGTACCCCGAATACAAAGGTGAATTGGCAAAAGTTTTAGTTTCCGAAGATTCTCGTGTATATGGTAAAGGTGGATTACTTGATCAATTCAAAAATAAGGACTTGCCTAGAATAGCCTTAAGTGTTGATATGCTTGACACTGGCGTTGATATTAGAGAAATTACAAATTTAGTATTTGCTAAACCTGTTTACTCATATACTAAGTTTTGGCAAATGATAGGTCGTGGAACACGTTTACTAGAGCCAAAGAAGATTAATCCTTGGTGTACCGAAAAAGATGTTTTTCTAATCTTGGACTGCTGGGATAATTTCGAATATTTTAAACTTAATCCAAAAGGGAAAGAGTTAAAAGCTCAAATTCCTTTACCTGTTAGATTGTTTAGTCTTAGACTTGATAAGCTTTTCTTAGCACTTGAGCTAAGTGTTGTTGAATGCGTTAAAAATGAGATTTCTAAAATTCAACAAATGATTGAGTTGCTACCTAATAATTCAGTAGTTATAATGGACGCTCGAAGTGATTTACATCAAGTAAAAGAAGACAATTTTTGGAATTTTATTTCAGAAAGTAAACAATCATTCCTAAGACATTCTATACAACCTTTAATGAGGACTGTTAACGATGTTGACTTTAAAGCTATGCGATTTGAGCGTGATATCGTTGAAATCTCAATTGCACATTTAGCTGAAGATAAGGATAAGTTTATTGCTTTAAGTGAAAATATAATAGTGAAAATATCCGAGTTGCCATTATCAGTTAATGTTGTAGCTAAGGAGAACGAATTGATAAAGAAAGCACAAACAGCATATTTCTGGTCAACATGTACTGAAGACTCCTTTTCTATTTTAGTCGATAAAATAGCTCCTTTAATGAAGTATGTTGATTCGTTTGTAAAGCCAATTAGCCCAGCCAGTTTTGATTTTATGGATTCTTTAGCAAAAAAGGAAATCATTGAGTTTGGGCCTCAACATGAGTCAATAAGTATTTCAAAATATAAAGAGCTTGTTGAGGAACGTATTAAAGCATTAACTGAATCAAATCCAATACTTCAAAAGTTACAAAATGGTGAAGTCTTATCCGAAAATGAAGTTGAAATATTAACTCAGGATTTACATGACGAACATCCTCACATTACTGTTGATTTATTGCGAAAAGTATATGAGCACAGAAAGGCTAAATTATTAGCTTTCATAAAACACATACTTGGCATTGAAATATTAGAATCACACTCTGTAACAGTTTCAAGAGTTTTTAGTGAATTTATTGTGGAACACAGTTATTTAACAAAGCGGCAATTAGATTTTCTCAATATACTTAAGACTTACATTATTGACAGAGGTGAAATACAAAAGCAAAACTTAATTGAAGCACCATTTACAAGAATACATCCAGAAGGGATATTAGGGCTGTTTAGTCCAAACGAAATACAAGAAATTATAACATTAATTAATAAGGCAGCATAA
- a CDS encoding N-6 DNA methylase — MLNKELQTKVQNLWDKFWSGGITNPLNAIEQITYLLFMKQLDELELKRTKIANSGLSDEKFESIFDGKFMPPAAKSEKDAVEKESLRWGNFKRMPADDMLAHIQTLVFPFIKTLGGAQSDFTKHMSNAVFIIPKSSLLVEAVKAIDEIYDELKSANRYIDAQGDFYEYLLKQLSGAGKNGQFRTPTHIIEMIVELVQPKLGQRIADPACGSAGFLLGAYKYIITQYSSDKEKDENGFLRGSNADKLTDKKLRKTLENETFYGFDIDPTMIRIGLMNLMMHGIKQPKIDYTDTLSKRYNEDGVYDIILANPPFTGSVDKGDINETFELNTTKSELLFLERMYKMLRIGGTAGVVVPQGVLFSNGKAFKQIRQLLIERCELKAVISMPSGFFKPYTGVSTAILIFTKGGETENVWFYNMKSDGLSLDDKRKELLDKEGIRDFGDLHEVIKMYHNSDKQTERNKHHFIVPKNDIISNDYNLSFNKYFEEVYEEIKYDSPQDILSRIVSIEEIISIEIKELTKILNEHE, encoded by the coding sequence ATGCTAAATAAAGAGTTACAAACTAAGGTTCAAAACCTTTGGGATAAGTTTTGGAGCGGAGGTATTACAAATCCTTTGAATGCTATAGAGCAGATAACTTACCTCTTATTCATGAAACAATTAGATGAATTAGAACTAAAACGTACGAAAATAGCAAATTCAGGTTTGTCAGATGAAAAGTTCGAGTCCATTTTTGATGGTAAGTTCATGCCTCCAGCAGCAAAAAGTGAAAAAGATGCCGTAGAAAAAGAAAGTCTAAGGTGGGGTAATTTTAAACGAATGCCAGCGGACGATATGTTAGCTCATATTCAAACTTTGGTATTTCCTTTTATTAAAACGCTTGGTGGTGCTCAGTCTGATTTTACAAAGCATATGAGCAATGCGGTTTTCATTATTCCGAAGTCTAGCCTATTAGTTGAAGCTGTAAAGGCAATAGATGAGATTTACGATGAACTCAAAAGTGCAAATAGATATATTGATGCTCAAGGTGATTTTTACGAATATCTTTTAAAACAATTAAGTGGTGCTGGAAAAAATGGGCAATTCAGAACGCCAACTCATATCATAGAAATGATTGTTGAGCTAGTTCAACCAAAATTAGGGCAGCGAATTGCTGACCCGGCATGTGGTTCAGCAGGGTTCTTACTAGGTGCATACAAATACATTATTACGCAATATTCAAGCGATAAAGAGAAAGATGAAAATGGATTTCTAAGAGGTTCAAATGCCGATAAATTAACCGACAAAAAACTTAGAAAGACACTTGAGAATGAGACCTTTTATGGTTTTGATATTGACCCAACCATGATTCGTATTGGACTAATGAACCTTATGATGCATGGCATAAAACAGCCTAAAATTGATTATACAGATACGCTTAGTAAACGCTATAACGAAGATGGCGTTTATGATATAATCCTTGCAAACCCTCCATTTACAGGAAGTGTAGATAAAGGGGATATTAACGAAACCTTTGAGCTAAATACAACTAAAAGTGAATTGCTATTTTTAGAAAGGATGTATAAAATGCTTCGTATTGGGGGAACAGCAGGTGTTGTAGTACCCCAAGGTGTGCTATTTAGCAATGGAAAGGCTTTTAAACAAATTAGACAACTCTTAATAGAAAGGTGTGAACTTAAAGCTGTTATTTCTATGCCTTCAGGGTTCTTTAAACCATACACAGGAGTATCAACCGCTATATTGATTTTCACAAAGGGAGGTGAAACTGAAAATGTATGGTTTTACAATATGAAGAGTGATGGATTAAGTTTGGATGATAAGAGAAAAGAATTATTGGATAAAGAAGGCATACGTGATTTTGGTGATTTACATGAAGTTATTAAAATGTATCACAATTCTGATAAACAAACAGAGCGAAACAAACACCACTTTATTGTGCCCAAAAATGATATTATTTCTAATGATTATAATTTGAGTTTTAATAAATATTTTGAAGAAGTTTATGAAGAAATCAAGTATGATTCTCCTCAAGATATATTAAGTAGAATAGTATCTATTGAAGAAATTATTTCCATAGAAATTAAAGAGTTAACCAAGATTTTAAATGAACATGAATAG
- a CDS encoding restriction endonuclease subunit S — MNMNRVGFEDIIGLKGLFTDGDWVESKDQDVDGNVRLIQLADIGDGSFLNKSHRFLTEDKANELRCTFLKEGDVLIARMPDPLGRACIFPGLEMKAVTVVDICIIRVDSRIVNPEWLVYKINSSEFRHEINSHITGTTRLRISKGNLTNLKFDLPELRDQIKIALVLKKVEAIINQRKESIVSLKELTRSTFSHMFDKFDGKLYSLNEIADKETKGTFSNGPFGSDLLTSEITDSGVPIIYIRDISSEEYKNKANVYVTNEKASSLISCQVLPNDVLISKVGDPPGIAALYPENYEMAIITQDVIRLRVNKNIALPIFIKEWFNSKYGKFKIKGITIHGTRKRFGLTDLKNLQIKLPSIEKQLAFSIVVNKINALKKEYIESLNEFQKLFGSLSQKAFKGDLNLGKLNIDHILPQSKGGNDEIENLQILTEIDNIKKADRMPEKWEAFKEKERQKEIQKKDAKPTKSKLITEGFTVAQFADWIKEEFEDKYFTSEMLLRFCKEEKLSFPYYFTSKELKENRKADLSLDFKEIIFQAIDNKNEYLKLEQVFYNGEEENFVLKVREEDYDLIKDKSPKERSGIYLKLKE, encoded by the coding sequence ATGAACATGAATAGAGTTGGTTTTGAGGATATAATTGGTTTAAAAGGGCTATTTACAGATGGCGATTGGGTTGAATCAAAAGATCAGGATGTTGATGGCAACGTACGGTTAATTCAACTTGCAGATATTGGGGATGGTAGCTTTTTAAATAAATCACACCGTTTCTTAACCGAGGATAAAGCAAATGAATTAAGGTGCACCTTTTTAAAAGAAGGCGATGTGTTAATTGCAAGGATGCCTGATCCATTAGGCAGAGCATGTATTTTTCCAGGTCTTGAAATGAAAGCAGTTACTGTTGTTGATATATGTATAATTAGAGTTGACAGTAGAATTGTAAATCCAGAATGGTTAGTATATAAAATTAATTCATCTGAATTCAGACATGAAATTAATAGTCATATTACAGGTACAACAAGACTTAGGATTTCGAAAGGAAACCTTACTAATTTAAAATTTGATCTTCCAGAACTAAGGGATCAAATAAAAATAGCATTAGTACTTAAAAAAGTTGAAGCCATAATAAATCAAAGAAAAGAAAGTATTGTCAGTCTAAAGGAGCTTACTAGGAGTACTTTTTCTCATATGTTTGATAAATTTGATGGTAAACTATATTCGTTAAATGAAATAGCAGATAAAGAAACAAAAGGAACTTTTAGTAATGGGCCATTTGGCAGCGATTTGCTAACTAGTGAAATTACTGACAGTGGTGTTCCTATAATTTATATAAGAGACATAAGCTCTGAAGAATACAAGAATAAAGCTAATGTATATGTTACTAATGAAAAAGCATCTTCCCTTATTAGTTGTCAAGTTCTACCAAATGATGTATTAATAAGTAAAGTCGGTGATCCTCCTGGGATAGCAGCTTTGTATCCTGAGAATTACGAGATGGCAATAATAACCCAAGATGTTATAAGACTTAGGGTAAATAAAAATATTGCATTACCTATATTCATAAAAGAATGGTTTAATTCTAAATATGGTAAGTTTAAGATTAAGGGGATAACAATACATGGTACAAGAAAACGATTTGGACTAACTGATTTGAAAAACTTACAAATAAAACTTCCCTCTATAGAAAAACAGTTGGCTTTTTCAATTGTAGTTAACAAAATTAATGCGTTAAAAAAAGAATATATTGAAAGTCTTAATGAATTTCAAAAGCTTTTTGGTTCATTAAGTCAAAAAGCATTTAAAGGGGATTTGAATTTGGGTAAACTTAATATTGACCACATTCTTCCCCAATCAAAAGGTGGTAATGATGAAATAGAAAACCTACAAATCTTAACTGAAATAGATAATATAAAAAAGGCTGATAGAATGCCTGAAAAATGGGAAGCCTTCAAAGAAAAAGAAAGACAGAAAGAAATTCAAAAGAAGGACGCTAAGCCAACAAAATCAAAACTAATTACAGAAGGATTTACCGTTGCTCAATTTGCAGATTGGATTAAAGAAGAGTTTGAAGATAAATATTTTACCTCTGAAATGTTATTGAGATTTTGTAAAGAGGAAAAACTATCTTTTCCTTATTACTTTACTTCTAAAGAACTAAAAGAAAACCGTAAAGCTGATCTTTCTTTAGATTTCAAAGAAATAATATTCCAAGCCATTGATAACAAAAACGAATATTTAAAACTTGAACAGGTGTTTTACAATGGAGAGGAAGAAAATTTTGTATTAAAAGTACGGGAAGAAGATTATGATTTAATTAAAGATAAATCACCCAAAGAACGTTCAGGTATATATTTAAAGTTAAAAGAATGA
- a CDS encoding restriction system-associated AAA family ATPase, which translates to MKLVSLKILGKNFRSLTANHLYKFNVTERESRLSAKCFAGLNGSGKSNMLEVISEIFYYLDHSHLLHGDKNQKEGKGFGFELEYHLPMKEWDIEALYGTPIVSEKWMHIQIKKPINEVAEYSFKPIGGDDKEYRTVEKGSELLLPKNIIAYSSGQNELISNPFYKLKYHYFNEIEKLNGNNETSDRLFFIDQSNNFNVFISNFLIGDERKLKVIKVVYAIEGLSSFRITINDQDYWNKKIQFSDEIQKIISKLKACSTCWDYQEVYGKKKRHQFVFDFSVNKGTVSAFKFHFENSAMNLFKAFYHLDMLNIHMQQKGILNLVQNGPKWLNLSDEIPAISPDEQVFRIEKIKINKVIDKDSSKTIPINYKNLSDGEHQFNEVIGSMMLIDEPGSLLLYDEPDTHFNPKWRSSIMSLFNKMAAISYDKDGNITKVQDQEVILTTHSPFAISDSYKEDVYIFEKTENGVVFSAPKIPTYGASVSVILEHVFMKDKTIASISNQELENIKAMANSPEGIEEAREHLIGFGESIEKFNAVRYLRAREKEFTQD; encoded by the coding sequence ATGAAGTTAGTATCGCTTAAAATATTAGGTAAGAACTTCAGAAGTTTAACCGCAAATCATTTGTATAAATTTAATGTTACTGAACGTGAATCACGTTTGTCTGCAAAATGTTTTGCTGGTTTAAATGGTAGTGGTAAATCCAATATGCTCGAAGTTATTTCCGAGATTTTCTATTACCTCGACCATTCTCATTTATTACATGGTGATAAAAATCAAAAAGAAGGTAAAGGATTTGGTTTTGAACTAGAATATCATTTACCCATGAAAGAATGGGATATCGAGGCGCTATATGGCACTCCTATTGTTTCTGAAAAATGGATGCATATTCAAATTAAAAAACCCATAAATGAAGTTGCTGAATATAGTTTTAAGCCTATTGGAGGGGATGACAAAGAATATAGAACGGTTGAAAAAGGTTCTGAATTATTGTTGCCAAAAAATATCATAGCCTATAGTTCAGGGCAAAATGAATTAATAAGTAATCCATTTTATAAATTGAAATATCATTATTTCAATGAAATTGAAAAACTAAATGGTAATAATGAAACTAGCGACCGATTATTTTTCATTGACCAATCAAATAATTTTAATGTTTTTATTTCGAACTTTCTTATTGGAGATGAAAGAAAACTTAAGGTAATAAAAGTTGTATATGCAATAGAAGGACTTTCTTCATTTAGAATAACTATTAATGACCAAGATTATTGGAATAAGAAAATTCAATTTTCAGATGAGATTCAAAAAATAATTTCAAAATTAAAAGCCTGTTCAACGTGTTGGGATTATCAAGAAGTGTATGGCAAAAAGAAAAGACATCAGTTTGTTTTTGATTTTTCCGTGAACAAAGGTACTGTTTCAGCATTCAAATTTCATTTTGAAAACTCAGCGATGAATCTTTTCAAAGCATTTTATCATTTGGATATGCTCAATATTCACATGCAGCAAAAGGGGATATTAAATTTAGTCCAGAATGGCCCTAAATGGTTAAATCTTTCGGATGAAATCCCCGCTATATCTCCTGATGAACAAGTGTTTAGAATTGAAAAAATAAAGATTAATAAAGTTATTGATAAGGATTCGAGCAAAACAATTCCTATTAATTACAAAAATTTATCTGATGGTGAACATCAATTCAATGAAGTGATTGGCTCTATGATGTTAATTGATGAACCTGGTAGTCTTTTATTGTACGATGAACCTGACACTCATTTTAATCCCAAATGGCGTTCTAGCATAATGTCGCTTTTTAATAAAATGGCAGCCATTTCATATGATAAAGATGGAAACATTACAAAAGTGCAAGATCAAGAGGTAATATTAACAACTCATTCTCCATTTGCTATTTCAGACAGTTATAAAGAAGACGTTTATATTTTTGAAAAAACAGAAAACGGTGTTGTTTTCAGTGCACCAAAAATCCCTACATATGGTGCATCAGTAAGTGTGATTCTTGAGCATGTTTTCATGAAAGACAAAACAATTGCCAGTATATCAAACCAAGAATTAGAAAATATCAAA